One Natrinema marinum genomic window carries:
- a CDS encoding J domain-containing protein, with translation MTEDFYDLLEIPSDASQGEIKDAYREQVRVYHPDLNDDDRAQAQFTAVKTAYDILGDPVERQAYDRLGHEEYVAKRTSGLPSPDVWKSDDEEDSSGTELQYSESETASASASAAGGAASGSTASSRSTAGAGSSRTAAGSATSAGAAAGGSRAAGTSAGTGTGTGTPGGSSSGTAGRTGGSGGGSARGTGTAGGTGTRSRSRTESETDNPLVRWWRRQNFSLPLIWLSVLVYAAGVGHFALSNGDALGSLWADLRATGADPAGLWSLLSASRHGIETAAAFVSGVELVSPPLEPTLWYAALAGVVAVALAGLLVTRVRSREDTWGAVTINETIVAALALGLATTLIGGPLLAGTVLMPFLFGVIVRHTRRLPGWKPSYLYVLPVLAPAVGFCATVAGAATLPLDIAAFVVVPLLGGLALPLRTTIRKHFGR, from the coding sequence ATGACAGAGGATTTCTACGACCTGCTCGAGATTCCCTCCGACGCCTCCCAGGGCGAGATCAAGGACGCCTACCGCGAACAGGTCCGCGTCTACCATCCGGACCTGAACGACGACGACCGCGCACAGGCCCAGTTCACCGCGGTCAAGACGGCCTACGACATCCTCGGCGACCCCGTCGAGCGCCAGGCGTACGACCGCCTCGGCCACGAGGAGTACGTCGCAAAGCGAACCAGCGGCCTTCCGTCCCCCGATGTCTGGAAGAGCGACGACGAGGAGGACTCGAGCGGGACGGAACTGCAATACTCGGAGTCGGAAACGGCCTCTGCCTCGGCCTCGGCAGCCGGCGGCGCGGCGAGCGGTTCGACCGCCTCGAGCCGATCGACCGCCGGGGCCGGCTCGAGCAGGACGGCCGCGGGCAGTGCGACATCGGCCGGTGCCGCGGCCGGCGGCTCGAGGGCCGCCGGAACGAGCGCCGGTACCGGGACGGGAACGGGTACCCCCGGTGGAAGCAGCTCGGGGACCGCCGGCCGAACCGGCGGCTCCGGTGGCGGCTCGGCTCGCGGAACGGGGACGGCCGGCGGGACCGGAACGCGCTCGCGGTCGCGAACGGAAAGCGAGACCGACAACCCGCTCGTCCGCTGGTGGCGGCGACAGAACTTCTCGCTGCCGCTGATCTGGCTGTCGGTGCTCGTCTACGCGGCCGGCGTCGGCCACTTCGCGCTCTCGAATGGGGACGCGCTCGGCTCGCTGTGGGCCGACTTGCGCGCGACGGGCGCAGATCCCGCCGGCCTCTGGAGTCTGCTTTCGGCGAGCCGCCACGGGATCGAGACCGCGGCGGCGTTCGTAAGCGGCGTCGAACTCGTCTCCCCGCCGCTCGAGCCGACGCTGTGGTACGCCGCGTTGGCGGGCGTCGTCGCGGTCGCGCTCGCCGGCCTGCTCGTGACCCGCGTCCGCAGTCGAGAGGACACGTGGGGGGCGGTGACGATCAACGAGACGATCGTCGCCGCGCTCGCGCTGGGACTTGCGACGACGCTGATCGGCGGCCCGCTGCTCGCGGGAACGGTCCTCATGCCGTTCCTGTTCGGCGTGATCGTCCGCCACACGCGGCGACTGCCCGGCTGGAAACCGTCCTATCTATACGTCCTGCCGGTGCTCGCGCCGGCGGTCGGCTTCTGTGCTACCGTGGCGGGGGCGGCCACGCTTCCCCTCGACATCGCTGCGTTCGTGGTCGTCCCGCTGTTGGGCGGGCTGGCGCTGCCGCTGCGGACGACGATTCGGAAGCACTTCGGTCGCTAG
- a CDS encoding helix-turn-helix domain-containing protein: MAKYSTGSSGGGGGTNCELCGAESDSLRLASVAGAELEVCPDCAPHDDSQTHGRDRNRGGGGGQASSSSGSSDSEPSRKQKAAQNVAKANPVWDGDSEHWESEGTNYDDDPLPYLVSNYGETLVEARREAGLQREELAEELGAPETDILAVEQGRATQAGVGGGLIAALEDRLDVTLSE, from the coding sequence ATGGCCAAATACTCGACCGGTTCGTCCGGCGGCGGAGGCGGGACGAACTGCGAACTCTGCGGTGCCGAGAGCGACTCGCTTCGGCTCGCGTCGGTCGCCGGCGCGGAACTCGAGGTCTGTCCGGACTGCGCGCCACACGACGACTCGCAGACCCACGGCCGGGATCGGAACCGGGGCGGCGGGGGCGGGCAGGCCTCGAGCTCGAGCGGAAGCTCCGACAGCGAGCCGAGCCGCAAGCAGAAGGCGGCCCAGAACGTCGCGAAGGCGAACCCGGTCTGGGACGGGGACTCCGAGCACTGGGAGAGCGAAGGAACCAACTACGACGACGACCCACTCCCCTACCTCGTCTCGAACTACGGTGAGACCCTCGTCGAGGCCCGACGGGAGGCCGGCCTCCAGCGCGAGGAGCTCGCCGAAGAACTCGGCGCGCCCGAGACGGACATCCTCGCCGTCGAACAGGGGCGAGCGACCCAGGCCGGTGTCGGTGGCGGCCTGATCGCGGCGCTCGAGGACCGACTGGACGTGACCCTCTCGGAGTAG
- a CDS encoding alanyl-tRNA editing protein translates to MTGQRAAAEPYATRFETEVTSIDGRRVWLERSHFFGASGGQPADRGTIADIAVADVELVGGEQVHVLADAPSFNVGHRALCAVDWSFRMYCMRAHTASHILAGAARRVLESATSAGLEIGPETVRVDLEVDAPIDDETLIELDERVNRVIWESRPVSWDDVPISEARERADIRFDPDANEAAVEKGRVRIVAIEDENDGGRGNRFAGTNGTPTPWDARACPGTHVRNTREVGPVTVLGRSSTADDRTRIEFAVGPQAINRRTAEKRAAFAATSALGVDLEEVGDELERA, encoded by the coding sequence ATGACCGGGCAACGGGCGGCAGCGGAGCCGTACGCGACGCGGTTCGAGACCGAAGTGACCTCGATCGACGGCCGGCGGGTCTGGCTCGAGCGCAGTCACTTCTTCGGTGCGAGCGGCGGCCAGCCGGCCGATCGCGGGACGATCGCCGATATCGCGGTGGCGGACGTAGAGCTGGTCGGCGGGGAACAGGTTCACGTCCTGGCCGACGCGCCATCGTTCAACGTAGGCCACCGCGCCCTCTGTGCCGTCGACTGGTCGTTTCGGATGTACTGCATGCGAGCCCACACCGCCAGCCACATCCTCGCGGGCGCCGCACGCCGAGTACTCGAGAGCGCGACCAGTGCCGGCCTCGAGATCGGCCCCGAAACGGTTCGGGTTGACCTCGAGGTCGACGCTCCGATCGACGACGAGACGCTGATCGAACTCGACGAGCGGGTCAACCGCGTGATCTGGGAGTCCCGACCGGTGTCGTGGGACGACGTGCCGATCTCGGAGGCGCGCGAACGCGCGGATATCCGCTTCGATCCGGACGCCAACGAAGCCGCCGTCGAGAAGGGCCGCGTCCGCATCGTCGCCATCGAGGACGAGAACGACGGCGGACGCGGCAATCGCTTCGCCGGGACGAACGGGACGCCGACACCGTGGGACGCCCGAGCCTGCCCCGGCACCCACGTCCGGAACACCCGCGAGGTCGGTCCCGTCACGGTGCTTGGCCGCTCGAGCACCGCCGACGACCGGACCCGGATCGAGTTCGCCGTCGGCCCGCAGGCGATCAACCGCCGGACCGCCGAGAAGCGGGCTGCCTTCGCCGCAACGTCGGCGCTGGGCGTCGATCTCGAGGAGGTCGGCGACGAACTCGAGCGGGCCTGA
- a CDS encoding mandelate racemase/muconate lactonizing enzyme family protein gives MGIDYSQLHDPNAEYTMRDLSSETMGVTRERGQGRDVEITDIQTTMVDGNFPWTLVRIYTDAGITGTGEAYWGAGAPELIERMKPFLQGENPLDIDRLTEHLVQKMSGEGSIGGVTVTAISGIEVALHDLAGKILELPAYQLLGGKYRDEVRVYCDCHTEEEADPVACADEAERVVEELGYDALKFDLDVPSGHEKDRANRHLRPPEIEHKAAIVDAITERVGSRADVAFDCHWTFSADSATRLAKRLEEYDVWWLEDPVPPENHDVQREVTRSTATPITVGENVYRTHGQRRLIEEQAVDIIAPDMPKVGGMRETRKIADLADLYYVPVAMHNVASPVATVGSAHVGAAISNALAVEYHSYELGWWEDLVEEAVIEDGYIEVPEEPGLGVTLDMDAVAEHMVEGEELFDEA, from the coding sequence ATGGGCATCGATTACTCGCAGCTACACGACCCGAACGCCGAGTACACCATGCGGGATCTCTCGAGCGAGACGATGGGGGTCACGCGCGAGCGCGGCCAGGGTCGGGATGTCGAAATCACGGACATCCAGACGACGATGGTCGACGGCAACTTTCCGTGGACACTGGTGCGGATCTACACCGACGCCGGGATCACCGGTACCGGCGAGGCCTACTGGGGCGCGGGCGCGCCGGAACTCATCGAGCGGATGAAACCCTTCCTGCAGGGCGAGAATCCGCTCGACATCGACCGGCTGACCGAGCACCTCGTCCAGAAGATGTCCGGCGAGGGCTCGATCGGCGGCGTCACGGTGACCGCGATTTCGGGTATCGAGGTCGCACTGCACGATCTGGCCGGGAAGATCCTCGAGCTGCCGGCCTACCAGCTTCTCGGCGGGAAGTACCGCGACGAGGTGCGGGTCTACTGCGACTGTCACACCGAGGAGGAGGCCGACCCGGTCGCCTGCGCCGACGAGGCCGAGCGCGTCGTCGAGGAGCTGGGCTACGACGCGCTGAAGTTCGACCTCGACGTGCCCTCGGGCCACGAGAAGGACCGCGCGAACCGTCACCTCCGGCCGCCCGAGATCGAGCACAAGGCTGCGATCGTCGATGCGATCACCGAACGCGTCGGTTCTCGTGCCGACGTGGCCTTCGACTGCCACTGGACCTTTTCGGCCGACAGCGCGACACGGCTCGCAAAGCGCCTCGAGGAGTACGACGTCTGGTGGCTCGAGGATCCGGTACCGCCGGAAAATCACGATGTGCAACGCGAGGTGACGAGATCGACAGCGACGCCGATCACCGTCGGCGAGAACGTCTACCGCACGCACGGCCAACGCCGGCTCATCGAGGAGCAGGCCGTCGACATCATCGCGCCGGACATGCCCAAGGTCGGCGGAATGCGCGAGACGCGAAAGATCGCCGATCTCGCGGACCTCTACTACGTCCCGGTCGCGATGCACAACGTCGCGTCGCCCGTTGCGACGGTCGGGAGCGCCCACGTCGGCGCGGCCATCTCGAACGCGCTGGCGGTCGAGTACCACTCCTACGAACTCGGCTGGTGGGAGGATCTGGTCGAAGAAGCCGTCATCGAGGACGGCTACATCGAGGTCCCCGAAGAGCCCGGCCTGGGCGTGACGCTGGATATGGACGCCGTCGCCGAGCACATGGTCGAGGGAGAGGAACTGTTCGACGAGGCGTGA
- a CDS encoding protein translocase SEC61 complex subunit gamma, whose translation MDVPYDLTSYVRVLKMATTPTTEEFLQVSKIAGAGILLIGLVGFLIGAIMLLLTGGGI comes from the coding sequence ATGGACGTTCCGTACGACCTCACCTCGTACGTTCGGGTGTTGAAGATGGCAACGACACCCACGACCGAGGAGTTCCTCCAGGTGTCGAAGATCGCTGGTGCGGGTATCCTGCTGATCGGTCTCGTCGGGTTCCTCATCGGCGCGATCATGCTGTTGCTGACCGGTGGTGGCATCTGA
- a CDS encoding transcription elongation factor Spt5 yields the protein MGIFAVKTTASQERTVADMIINREEPEIHAALAPDSLTSYVMVEAEGDAVLNRVLEDIPHARSIVPGESDISEVEHFLSPKPDVEGIAEGDIVELIAGPFKGEKAQVQRIDEGKDQVTVELYEATVPIPVTVRGDQIRVLDSDER from the coding sequence ATGGGTATCTTCGCTGTCAAAACGACGGCAAGCCAAGAGCGCACCGTCGCCGACATGATCATCAACCGCGAAGAGCCGGAGATCCACGCCGCGCTCGCGCCCGACTCGCTGACCTCCTACGTGATGGTCGAAGCCGAAGGCGACGCGGTCTTGAACCGCGTGCTCGAGGATATCCCGCACGCGCGGAGTATCGTGCCCGGCGAGTCGGATATTTCGGAAGTCGAGCACTTCCTCTCGCCGAAGCCGGACGTCGAGGGGATCGCAGAAGGCGACATCGTCGAACTCATCGCCGGTCCGTTCAAAGGCGAGAAAGCGCAGGTCCAGCGGATCGACGAGGGGAAAGATCAGGTGACGGTCGAACTGTACGAGGCGACCGTTCCCATTCCGGTGACGGTGCGGGGCGACCAGATTCGCGTGCTCGATAGCGACGAACGGTAG
- a CDS encoding DUF7565 family protein: MAWECGIDGCGSVFEDVESAVVHQATEHQRRECAVCGTVVPDGYLAIRHAFTEHSRAEYVRAYGASSEDVREREELLEEIESEADMQAIATELKR, from the coding sequence ATGGCCTGGGAATGCGGAATCGACGGCTGCGGATCGGTGTTCGAGGACGTCGAATCGGCCGTCGTCCATCAGGCGACGGAACACCAGCGCCGCGAGTGTGCGGTCTGTGGCACCGTCGTCCCCGACGGCTATCTCGCGATTCGCCACGCCTTCACCGAACACAGCCGTGCCGAGTACGTCCGCGCCTACGGGGCGAGCTCCGAGGACGTCCGCGAGCGCGAAGAGTTGCTCGAGGAGATCGAGTCCGAGGCGGACATGCAGGCGATCGCGACGGAACTGAAACGCTAG
- a CDS encoding PHP domain-containing protein codes for MTDGAPYRVDCHVKVLDDRVVERATRAGLDAIVYAPHFTRLPEIRERAAAYSSEDLLVIPGREVFTGSWRNRKHVLALGLEEPVPDFIPLEAAMAEFDRQDATVLAPHPEFATVGLTESDLRRYADTVDALEIFNPKHLPSHNRRARELAETLSLPPFTSSYAHLPRSVGVAHTAFDAAIDDERDLLSAIADGVARRVIYDNGCDRWTTTTAELAHLAYENTWEKVDRLFLSGTEPTHPNHIAYDGRFDDVAVY; via the coding sequence GTGACCGACGGAGCGCCGTACCGAGTCGACTGCCACGTGAAGGTGCTCGACGATCGGGTGGTCGAGCGTGCGACGCGGGCCGGTCTCGACGCGATCGTCTACGCGCCGCATTTCACCCGCCTCCCGGAGATCCGCGAGCGGGCGGCGGCTTACTCGAGCGAGGACCTGCTGGTGATCCCCGGTCGAGAAGTGTTCACCGGCTCGTGGCGAAACCGCAAGCACGTCCTCGCGCTCGGACTCGAGGAGCCCGTCCCGGATTTCATCCCGCTCGAGGCAGCGATGGCCGAGTTCGACCGGCAGGACGCGACCGTCCTCGCCCCGCATCCCGAGTTCGCGACGGTGGGCCTGACCGAATCCGACCTGCGGCGGTACGCCGATACCGTCGACGCGCTCGAAATCTTCAATCCGAAACACCTCCCCTCGCACAATCGCCGCGCGCGCGAACTCGCCGAGACACTCTCGCTGCCGCCGTTTACCTCCTCGTACGCTCACCTCCCGCGGTCGGTCGGGGTCGCCCACACCGCGTTCGACGCGGCGATCGACGACGAGCGGGACCTGCTATCCGCCATTGCGGACGGCGTCGCCCGTCGCGTAATCTACGACAACGGGTGTGATCGCTGGACAACCACGACGGCGGAACTCGCACATCTCGCCTACGAGAACACGTGGGAGAAAGTCGACCGACTCTTTCTCTCGGGCACGGAGCCGACCCATCCGAACCACATCGCCTACGATGGCCGGTTCGACGACGTGGCGGTGTACTGA
- a CDS encoding mandelate racemase/muconate lactonizing enzyme family protein, which yields MRDFSNHATDRPAGHDVEITGLEAAVVEGNFEWNLVKVHTDAGVTGIGEAYRGGGIPELVEYANRFLVGENPLDVERLFRRIVQEMSGHGGTTGKVVTAASGIEIALWDAAGKILELPVYQLLGSRYRDRVRIYCDCHAGEAYAVDDGGFTEYADAAAYTPEAYAAEAERVVDMGFDAIKFDLDMERDNEPDPYNGRLTNAALNRKVKVVEAVREAVGDEIDLAFDCHWDYTVESAARLARKLEPYDLMWLEDVVPPEETAAQKEVARRTETPLATGENRFRIHELSDLIDDYAVDVITPDPATCGGLAESKRIAERAEERYIPFSPHNVCSPVGTMACVHLCAAVPNADVLEYHALEVDWWDDLLARDEPLIADGYIDVPTEPGLGIELDEATVEEHLLSGTGGFD from the coding sequence GTGAGGGACTTCTCGAATCACGCGACCGACCGCCCCGCTGGCCACGACGTGGAAATTACCGGACTCGAGGCGGCGGTCGTGGAAGGTAACTTCGAGTGGAACCTCGTGAAGGTCCACACCGACGCGGGCGTGACGGGGATCGGCGAGGCCTATCGCGGCGGCGGAATCCCCGAACTCGTCGAGTACGCGAACCGTTTTCTCGTCGGCGAGAACCCGCTCGATGTCGAGCGGCTGTTCCGGCGCATCGTCCAAGAGATGTCGGGCCACGGCGGAACGACCGGCAAGGTCGTCACTGCCGCCTCGGGGATCGAGATCGCGCTGTGGGATGCAGCCGGTAAGATTCTCGAGCTGCCGGTCTACCAGTTGCTCGGATCACGCTACCGCGATCGGGTCCGGATCTACTGCGACTGCCACGCCGGCGAGGCCTACGCGGTCGACGACGGGGGTTTCACCGAGTACGCCGACGCGGCGGCGTACACGCCCGAGGCCTACGCCGCGGAAGCCGAGCGCGTCGTCGACATGGGCTTCGACGCGATCAAGTTCGACCTCGATATGGAACGGGACAACGAGCCGGATCCGTACAACGGGCGATTGACGAACGCCGCGTTGAATCGGAAAGTCAAGGTCGTCGAGGCCGTCCGCGAGGCGGTCGGCGACGAGATCGACCTCGCCTTCGACTGCCACTGGGACTACACCGTCGAGAGCGCCGCCCGGCTCGCACGCAAACTCGAGCCCTACGACCTCATGTGGCTCGAGGACGTCGTTCCACCGGAGGAGACGGCCGCCCAGAAGGAGGTCGCTCGCCGGACCGAGACGCCGCTTGCGACGGGCGAAAACCGGTTTCGCATCCACGAGTTGAGCGACCTGATCGACGACTACGCGGTCGACGTGATCACGCCCGATCCGGCGACCTGCGGCGGCCTCGCGGAGTCGAAACGGATCGCCGAGCGCGCCGAGGAGCGCTACATCCCCTTCTCGCCGCACAACGTCTGTAGCCCCGTCGGGACGATGGCCTGTGTCCACCTCTGTGCGGCAGTTCCGAATGCTGACGTGCTCGAGTACCACGCGCTCGAGGTCGACTGGTGGGACGACCTGCTCGCACGCGACGAGCCGCTGATCGCGGACGGCTACATCGACGTGCCGACCGAGCCGGGACTGGGAATCGAACTGGACGAGGCGACCGTCGAGGAGCATCTGCTTTCGGGAACTGGCGGCTTCGACTGA
- a CDS encoding Mut7-C RNAse domain-containing protein yields the protein MRLLVDVMCGGIVSYLRMCNHDTVYAGDWGLEADDDALAIARDEGRAIVTRDRPLASRADESILLESREVEAQLAELAAAGVDLTLADDPAFCGRCNGPLECVDPTASTPDYAPDPAEFETWVCRDCGQHFWRGSHWDRVAETLARVRESTEE from the coding sequence ATGCGCCTGCTCGTCGACGTCATGTGCGGCGGCATCGTCTCGTACCTGCGGATGTGCAACCACGACACCGTTTACGCCGGCGATTGGGGCCTCGAGGCCGACGACGACGCCCTCGCCATCGCTCGAGACGAGGGTCGGGCGATCGTCACCCGCGACAGGCCGCTCGCGAGTCGAGCTGACGAGTCGATCCTGCTCGAGTCCCGCGAGGTCGAGGCTCAACTCGCCGAACTCGCCGCGGCCGGTGTCGACCTCACGCTCGCGGACGACCCTGCATTCTGCGGGCGGTGTAACGGCCCGCTCGAATGCGTCGACCCGACCGCCTCGACGCCGGATTATGCTCCTGATCCGGCCGAATTCGAGACGTGGGTCTGTCGGGACTGCGGGCAGCACTTCTGGCGGGGCAGTCACTGGGATCGGGTAGCGGAGACGCTCGCTCGAGTTCGCGAATCAACTGAAGAATAG
- the polX gene encoding DNA polymerase/3'-5' exonuclease PolX — protein MTTNAELAGRLEEFADLLEADDVEYKPRAYRRAAENVRSFPSPIADRIEDGDREAVENIDGVGEAIASKIVEYVETGGIEELEELRADLPIDIADLTRIEGVGPKTAGKLYRELGVQTLDDLEDAAEAGEVQEVKGFGPKTEENILENLEFARSVGQRHLVGEARPLADDVLDFLESLEAVERCEVAGSIRRWRETIGDVDVLASTTANEAVIEAFVDWDSVDDEIESGPEKASVRVGELRVDLRVVVPDEFGSALQYFTGSKDHNVALRNYAIDRGMKLNEYGAFDSSEIDDPDAGQRVGERVAGETEEGMYEALGLPWIPPELRENRGEIAAAENGELPNLVTRDDMRGDLHTHTEWSDGNNTIAEMVDAATERGYDYFGIADHAEGPGIVGGMGLADDEIVEQVEEIRAVGEDAEIEVFAGIEANVDADGEIGLSDEAIDALDVIVASPHSALDQDAETATERLVTAVENPAIDVLGHPSGRLLNQRSGLEYDVSAVARAAADHGTALEVNSDPRRLDLWGSAVQAALEEGATIAIDTDSHQPSTLEYMRWGVHTARRGWAERDDVINAWELDRIRAFLH, from the coding sequence ATGACGACCAACGCCGAACTCGCCGGCCGACTCGAGGAGTTCGCCGACCTGCTCGAGGCCGACGACGTGGAGTACAAACCCCGCGCGTACCGTCGGGCGGCCGAGAACGTCCGCTCGTTTCCGTCCCCGATCGCCGACCGAATCGAGGATGGCGACCGCGAGGCCGTCGAGAACATCGACGGCGTCGGCGAGGCCATCGCCTCCAAAATCGTCGAGTACGTCGAGACCGGCGGAATCGAGGAACTCGAGGAACTCCGCGCGGATCTCCCCATCGACATCGCCGACCTGACTCGCATCGAGGGCGTCGGTCCTAAAACGGCCGGGAAGCTCTACCGCGAACTCGGGGTGCAGACGTTGGACGATCTCGAAGACGCCGCCGAGGCCGGCGAGGTCCAGGAAGTCAAGGGGTTCGGCCCGAAGACGGAAGAGAACATCCTCGAGAACCTCGAGTTCGCCCGCAGCGTCGGCCAGCGCCACCTCGTGGGTGAGGCGCGCCCGCTGGCCGACGACGTGCTCGACTTTCTCGAGTCGCTCGAGGCGGTCGAACGCTGCGAGGTGGCGGGCTCGATCCGCCGGTGGCGCGAGACGATCGGCGACGTGGACGTACTCGCGTCGACGACGGCGAACGAGGCGGTGATCGAGGCGTTCGTCGACTGGGACTCGGTCGACGACGAGATCGAGTCCGGGCCGGAGAAAGCAAGCGTCCGCGTCGGCGAACTCCGCGTCGACCTGCGCGTGGTCGTCCCCGACGAGTTCGGCTCCGCCCTGCAGTACTTCACGGGGAGCAAGGACCACAACGTCGCCCTGCGCAACTACGCGATCGACCGCGGGATGAAGCTAAACGAGTACGGCGCGTTCGACAGCAGTGAGATCGACGATCCGGACGCGGGACAGCGGGTGGGCGAGCGCGTCGCCGGCGAGACAGAGGAAGGGATGTACGAAGCCCTCGGACTGCCGTGGATCCCGCCGGAGCTCCGAGAAAATCGCGGCGAGATCGCCGCCGCCGAGAACGGGGAGTTGCCAAACCTCGTCACTCGCGACGATATGCGGGGCGACCTGCACACCCACACCGAGTGGTCCGACGGCAACAACACCATCGCGGAGATGGTCGACGCCGCCACGGAGCGGGGCTACGACTACTTCGGGATCGCCGACCACGCCGAAGGTCCCGGAATCGTCGGCGGGATGGGCCTGGCGGACGATGAGATCGTAGAGCAAGTCGAGGAAATCCGCGCGGTCGGCGAGGATGCCGAGATCGAGGTCTTCGCGGGGATCGAGGCCAACGTCGACGCCGACGGCGAGATCGGCCTCTCCGATGAGGCGATCGATGCGTTAGACGTGATCGTCGCCTCACCTCACAGCGCGCTCGATCAGGACGCCGAGACCGCGACGGAGCGGCTCGTCACCGCCGTCGAGAACCCGGCGATCGACGTGCTCGGCCATCCGAGCGGCCGCTTGCTCAACCAGCGCTCCGGGCTCGAGTACGACGTGTCGGCAGTCGCGCGGGCCGCAGCCGACCACGGCACCGCCCTCGAGGTCAACAGCGATCCTCGCCGACTGGACCTCTGGGGCAGCGCCGTCCAGGCCGCCCTCGAGGAGGGCGCGACCATCGCGATAGACACCGATTCCCACCAGCCCTCGACGCTCGAGTACATGCGCTGGGGCGTCCACACCGCGCGCCGCGGCTGGGCCGAACGGGACGACGTGATCAACGCCTGGGAGCTCGATCGGATCCGAGCGTTCCTCCACTGA
- a CDS encoding DUF5788 family protein, with protein MQEYERKQLLERVEREGATVGADIPETITVQGEEIDLRTFVFEIKRRETVPSGERERVEQAKRNLRRERLERLEQIEEGEIAREKGEELARSIIGIDRALNALESLGPTDLEREQKVQQAQDRKRWMSFLKKALGQDDDQATRRGR; from the coding sequence GTGCAAGAGTACGAGCGCAAGCAACTGCTCGAGCGCGTCGAGCGCGAGGGCGCGACCGTCGGCGCGGACATCCCGGAGACGATCACGGTCCAGGGGGAGGAGATCGACCTCCGGACGTTCGTCTTCGAGATCAAGCGCCGCGAGACGGTGCCCTCGGGGGAGCGCGAGCGCGTCGAGCAGGCCAAGAGGAATCTGCGGCGCGAGCGCCTCGAGCGCCTCGAGCAAATCGAGGAGGGCGAGATCGCCCGAGAGAAGGGCGAAGAGCTCGCCCGGAGCATCATCGGCATCGATCGGGCGTTGAACGCCTTAGAGAGCTTGGGGCCGACCGACCTCGAGCGCGAGCAGAAAGTCCAGCAGGCACAGGATCGCAAGCGCTGGATGTCGTTCCTCAAGAAGGCGCTCGGGCAGGACGACGATCAGGCCACGCGGAGGGGGCGATGA
- a CDS encoding rhomboid family intramembrane serine protease, translating to MAKCDVCGKDENMPYNCRHCGGTYCADHRLPENHDCSGLQNWNDPQGVFDSGFDDSVSSGTSGSRISRAADKIPINTGTGGPLSYFRGNMTYTFLALMWLTFGAQIAVGAIFGSDLMETLFVLRPYYPEYVWTWFTSIFAHGGFYHIIGNSIVLFFFGPLVERYVGSRNFAILFLVSGALAGLSQIGIQILQASTITPLTGGVVGASGAVLAIMGVLTVLNPGLKVYLYFILPVPIWVLTGGYALLSITFLSGAVGGGGGIAHMAHLVGLVIGLAYGQYVKQNRNISAPNQLEFGGGGPGGPGGPGGPGGRRRF from the coding sequence ATGGCCAAGTGCGACGTGTGTGGGAAGGACGAAAACATGCCGTACAACTGTCGGCACTGTGGTGGGACGTATTGTGCCGACCATCGGCTTCCCGAGAACCACGACTGCTCGGGGCTCCAGAACTGGAACGACCCGCAGGGCGTCTTCGACAGCGGATTCGACGACAGCGTCAGCTCCGGTACGAGCGGGTCGCGCATCTCACGCGCCGCGGATAAGATCCCGATAAACACCGGCACTGGCGGTCCCTTGAGCTATTTCCGCGGGAACATGACGTACACGTTCCTCGCGTTGATGTGGCTGACGTTCGGTGCCCAAATCGCCGTCGGAGCGATTTTCGGTTCCGACCTGATGGAGACTCTCTTCGTACTGCGCCCCTACTATCCAGAGTACGTCTGGACGTGGTTCACGTCAATCTTCGCGCACGGCGGATTCTACCACATCATCGGTAACAGCATCGTGTTATTCTTCTTCGGCCCGCTCGTCGAGCGATACGTCGGGTCGCGAAACTTCGCTATCCTCTTCCTCGTCAGCGGCGCGCTCGCTGGTCTGAGCCAGATCGGTATTCAGATACTGCAAGCGAGTACGATAACGCCGTTGACCGGAGGGGTTGTCGGTGCCAGCGGGGCGGTGCTCGCCATCATGGGCGTCCTGACGGTCCTGAACCCCGGGCTCAAGGTGTACCTCTATTTCATCCTCCCGGTGCCGATCTGGGTGCTCACCGGTGGCTACGCCCTTCTCAGCATTACCTTCCTCTCCGGCGCCGTCGGCGGCGGCGGGGGCATCGCCCACATGGCACACCTCGTGGGCCTCGTAATTGGCCTCGCCTACGGTCAGTACGTCAAGCAGAACCGCAACATCAGCGCGCCGAACCAGCTCGAGTTCGGCGGTGGCGGCCCCGGTGGTCCGGGTGGTCCCGGCGGCCCCGGCGGTCGTCGCCGGTTCTGA